In Eleginops maclovinus isolate JMC-PN-2008 ecotype Puerto Natales chromosome 19, JC_Emac_rtc_rv5, whole genome shotgun sequence, the sequence TGCACTATTTGGAAGGAAATTGCAAATATATTtccaataaatacaaagaaaatactgGATGTTTAAAGGCAAGTGAATTAGGATAACATTCAACACATACCCgataaaataaaatcccttTTAGATAATTGGTGAATCAgcattcatcattttaaaggttatgataaaacatttaatcaataaAGTGCcttcaaattgttttctttgtcagGGGTTAGGGTAAGGCTTCTGTCTGACAATATTTCCCTGGTGATTCATTTGTATTCTGCTATCTGGAAAGCTACAAGTGTAATGttgggaaaacacatttttatcttcCAACATTGTTTTAAACTCAGACTGATACTTCAGGACCTTAAAATGTTAACCACAAATGAAGGCATCTACTGTCACTCCAAGAAATATGCCAATAAATAATGCTCACTGCGACATGTCTTCTGTAACACCTGCTCTATGAGAGTGATAGATAGATCTGTGCTCCTCTGGTTTCGCTCCAGCTCAGCTGTAGCTCCCTATGACCCTCCCTGCTGCAGTGGTACTCAACGCGTTTGTCACACAGATCAATCAAACCATGTTTCTGTTGAAGGTAAAAACCTCTCATGAcagggaaaacaaaaagcaattattctgattgtttttgttcctgAAAGTGACAAATGGGCTTGGAACGTGGCAGACTCTGGGCAGCATTAGAGAACATCGAGGACAATGTAGAGaattttgtgtttcctgtgacGGTTCACCTTATGAAGAGCTTCCAGCAACATAAGGAGACAATGATAAAAAGCTCTGAGGCTCAGGGAGATGGAGGACCCTCGCTGACCAGTCAGTATGACTGATATGCTACCTGTTGGCGTGTTTGCTGCTTCACTGCCACTTATCACTGAGTGGAAACTTGGCTGGTGCTATCTCGTCATGTGGTGGGTGTGAAGTTGGACCAACTACAGAGGAGAACAATTAAGAGACACATCTGCAGGTGGGACTATGTTGATGACTTGCAACACAGAGTTAATCTGAAATACTTGTcagaaaaaaagtacaaattcaGGTATAGAggggtttattttaaagtcCTAAATAAGTTGATGTGTGCTCTCTACCAAATTGTGTTTCCATTTGAATTGGAGAACATacagaaataattatttttttagcCACATGCTTGCAGGGTTCCTCTACAGATAGCACCATAACTTTAATCCAGATCTATTTTATGGTCCAGTTTAAAAAAGGTGAAGCTgtccttttttccattttgaaatTATGTCATGTTGTTGAGAGAGGCAATTCCAAAGCTCCAATAAACCTTCAGTAACTGTCCATTCACGCGTCCTATTAACCTGCTTTAAAATTGTTATCAGAAGTGTTATAGTGATGAAAAGGTGCCAATGTGACTTTAGAATACAGGCCTGTATTTATAGGAGCCTAATTCTGACTCTGAGCCCTATTAAATGAGCTCTCTACAGACATTTCCATGTCTAAAATAGGTAGAGAGTTCATTATTGAAGGTAAAGAGGGAGAAAGTAGGCCAAGGACTGTAACAGAAAATAGCCTGTGACTCGCAGAGGGGCCGAATCATCTCGGGaatgaacaggaagtggagatgGAAATGTGGGTTAACAATAATCCTCGAAAATTAGACACACAAGTGCAGGCCCCCGTGGTTTGAAGTGAAGATGAACATCATGCTACGTCTGTGGGGTTTcatacagctaaaaaaaaaaggttagtgATGGAAGTGAATTTTCATGTTATTCGTTGCTATTCAGTATTTtcattgtgattattattattatattatatttttaaacaagcaCTAGtagattattttacaaatgtttatttaagtaTAATATTTGACATGTAATTctcattcaaatatattaattgaCCCACCAGTATCTTGAAATCAGCTGCATATGTAGAGGTTTGTGACATAGGAAGGACATCTAAATTGCTCAGTAAATTAAACTAAGTATTCCTTTGTTCACAAGTACTGCCCCCATGTGGTGACACTTTGCACTACAAGAACACGTTGACTTCACAGATAAAAAACATTAGTTAGTTTCAAAACATCAGCCAATCTTTATTTACAAGTCCTaacatgacaaaaaaataaacatacacacgTTGGTGGTGGGCTCAACCTTACTCAGAGGTACAATGGTTAGAAACCCTTGacaaacaagagaaacaaaGTCAATAAATTCCCTTTGGAAAACCTCATTAACTAAATTCTCTGTTAACTTATTACCGGGACTAGTGAAGCGGTTGTTAGACTAAGCTGTAAGGTTCAACGTCTTGAGTAcagacacaaaatatatttaaactagCACATCTCCATGTTCTCCTCTTGACTTCAACAGACAAGTGAAAGGCCAATTCAAGCTCGATACTTCACCTCCATtgcatacagagacacacagatggGGACAATCTTGTTTCAGTCTTCACGAAGCTCAATTTCTCACACTTCAAAGCTACACCGAAGTACTCCCAGTAATGTAGGCAAAAATGTGATAGAACACAGAGTCGGAGTGACGTAAGAGGGTAAACAGCAAGTATTTTTTATGTGAGGGGTTTAAAAAACCTTCCTCATTACCACACACAACTGGTatgtttgcaaaataaaaacacagtggGAAAGAAGTTGGAAAGAAGAGGATGGAGGGCACATTCAGGAAATAGCAGGCAATGAGTGATGGGCTGAAGAATGCAAACCCATGGCACTTTGACTAATATGGGAATAAAAGCAAGCTTCGGAAAAAAGGCAATAGATCTGTTATCCAGAATATTCATCATGACCACACAAGCATTTCACCAATGGCTTTTTTTCAACTGCATACAGAATTATGTAGAAGCCCTCTTTAATGTTGCATCATTATAAGGGGTTTAAGATAGTACACAAAAACAATCTACACAGGGGGGAAATGTGTGGCCTAAAAAGACCTGTACATGCTTGCATCTGTCAATCGCCTTTTTTGAAACCCAGCTAATGAAGGGTGCACATTTCcctattttatatttctacaCCACACAGTTCAAACGATATCATCagcatatttattttcctttcagtttGGGGTTTTAAAATCAGTGTTGTGGGATTCAGCGACTATCAATCAAAGTGTGCATTACAAACAAGAGGACAGGCATACAAGGCTCAGTGGAACACACAGACacgaacacacagacacacacagacacacacaatgtggTTTGCACATGAAGTATTTGCAAGTATGTTAAATGACTTCTTGACAactgaaaggaaaatgttttgttgcattTCTTCTGTAGAAAATTCAAAAGGAACAAAGGATTCTTTATAGCGGGTTGGACAATGAGCTATAgcgaaataaaaacaagaaagaaactAAAATCAATACAGCCTGAACAAAGAGAACATTTCCCGGGCAGCAACCTGTTTCAAAGTAAATTAAAAGCCATTTTTTCAGAGAGTAAATAAACTAGATGCAATTATGCAGAGCAGTGCTGAAACCGATTACTAATTTTACTGAGTTTTTCAGTTGCACCTTACACTACGGCAGCACTGTGAGGCTCACATTTGGTTTGGAAAGTCTGGGACcaagtgtctgtttttgttctaGCTCTGGCAGACAGCTATTGCCTTGGGTCTGAGGAGAGAGGTTGTGGGTCCATTGGTACATAATCCACGGGCAAAGGCCTAAAAATAacgagggagagaaagaaacaacacaaactaaGAACCCACAAGTGAGCTTAAACATTTTGCCACTGAATACATAACCAATGATAACCTACCACATGACTTCAAGGTCTCattgtacaaaatataaaaaacaaactactcCACAATCCTATTCTGACTTACATGGAGCAGCAGGATCGGGTATTGACGATAAACATGTGATCAGTCTACTTCCGTTTCAAAGCGTTAGTATCTTCGTCTTTTAGGACAAACTTTTTCCTCAGAGCTTCTGAAATAAGAGAGGCCGAGTCCTCCTCCCTGAGGGACGTACAGCCTCTGTTGTACCTGCACACCCAACAGAATGAAAACACGTATGAGAGGGTACACAATGTTATTTTCACTTCATGTAGGAATATTAGCATATCAATGggtattttctttaaaactaCAGTAGGCATTTTAGTAAATATGCATATTTGGTTTCTTTTCAAACACTGAGATGGGAAAATGGATACCAGTCTTGTAGTGCTTGGTCAATATGACTTAGTGAAGGCCTATTAGTCTATCCTCTGActtataatgaaaaataataggTTTGAACAATTATCAATATTTCATAACAATCCCTCTATTGAGTAGTACATTGTCCAAGTTGCAGTAggtgaaatatttgtttaagcTAATTATAAATTGTTGTATCTGTTGGAATAAACACAGCCGTGGATAAATCAAATGCTCGGACAACAAAATCCCCAAAATTTTATCGGGGCTGTTAACGGGTGCGTCAACTCTTACCTGTCTTTGCTCATCTTCATGCGGTTCATGTCCTTCAGGATGTCCATAACATCAGCAAAGCTGGTGGACTTTGAGAGCGACACTGtatcctcctctgcctcccgGAAATCCATGCTAGGTCTGTCCAGGTCGAAGGTTGCTGATGCCGTCATGGAAACATGTGGCAGAGGGTCAGGGACTAGCTCTGACAGGACAGAGAtcacatcttcctcttcctcctcctcttcatcctcttctgtgacatcactgatAACAAAGGAAGCGGCAGCAGTGGCGGCCGGCTGGTAGGGCGCCGTCTCAAAAGGCGCCATGGAGAAGCTCATACTCGTGTCGTCTGGGGAGAGCAGGTCGGGGGTCAGGGGGTTTGAGcctgaagaaggaaaaaagtTTGACTATGATAAATAACAGGGCGAGTTATACCACTTTTAAGTGTTGATTTGAATGTTGTATACAGGTATGCTAGAGTTGTTTACAGTGTTTGTACTTCAAATTACAATCAATAAAGTTCCCCAAGcagtattatatttttttatgagagAGCGTTTATTGTTGTACACCTTCCATGAAAGCCCAGATGCTTCTAGTATGGCCTCACCAACCTCACAGCTTAACAGTATCATCGGTTTGGAAACCCATGACACTAGATTTAAGAAAGCAAGCTATCTAAACaatagtttttttattcaagtacGCTTAAAATCTCTAGCAATGCATGTGAATATGTGACACTTGTTCTTGATACCCCAGGTAAAATGTTCAACGTGTGACACACAATCGCCACTGACCTACAAACTGATGCCAAGATATCTTAGCATCGAAGAGCTTAAAAAGAATCAGGCCAGCTGACTGGGCAACAAAGGGATCAGTCTCACATGAAGGGAGTACATCAGTGACACAAAGCAATCTGAAAATCTACAATGTTCTGAACAGCATTATAAatccttgttttatttccaagtGTAAATGGTTGTCTCCATAAATGTTTATACACTATTCAAACACTAAGTCCAAACTCTACACTGGACAAGTTTATATTCTGttcacattcatttttctttggtGACCTACCAGAGTCAGTTGACACAATTTTGGCTATCTGTGAACGGAGTCTGCTGAGCTCGTCCTGCAGGGCAGTAGTCCGGTTCATTGCCGTCACCCCAGGCTTCCTGAGCCCCTCCACCCGCTTACCCTCGCGGCGGAAGTTGGGTACGGATGAGTTCCTGTGGAGCACCAGGAGAGGCGTGGGCCGCCATTCGTGTTTTAGAGGACGAGAGTCACTCCTGGAAAGAGAAGGGAGGATGATCATTGTTACTGAACAGTAATCTTAATTTTATGGAGTATACTGGATGTCATCTGatgtctctctctttgcctATACATACTCTTCAGTATATGCAACAGTAATCAGTACTTGACAAGCAGATCCTTTTTAGGTTCAGCCCAATACAATTGCACCACACAGAACACATATCTTAGTTAATAATAATGGTCAGTTTAAGCCACTCACTACAGCTGCAATTTTCAGCATGAAACCATGATGGAAGTACGGCGACTGCAGGATAATGCAGTTATCGATCAGTTACTTGGCACAACTCCATAACCTTAGTGGTTGTCTATTAGGGCATTACTGGATATTTACCGCACTCTGGCATATGTCTCTTCTTCATCGGCGACAATCCAGGCTATGTCTGCCAAGGTAGGAACCATAGGGCCTTCCATAGGCCGAAGAGGCGGCAGGCCCGGGAGTTCCTAATGCAAAAGGACAAAAGCTAATGTTGTATATGCAAACAATAGATTTTCTACTGCAAGGAATAGAAGACCATACATACTAAAGAGATAAAGAACTACATGTAGGCCTTAAAGGATCATATATTTACCTGGAAACATGCCCTTTGTGGAGGCCTGAGTGGAAGAGTGGAGCCAATTTTTCTCACAAAACTGCGAGCAGATCCATGAGGCTTATTCTGCCAGATAGGAATAACTTCCTGTTAAGTATATCATAGAAAAGTCCTGTCATTAAACTTTAATATCTAACTTTTAATTTGTGCAGAGTCATGAAAGAGAAATACAGTGTTAAGTTAAATGGCATTAAGTAAAGAAATAAGACAGGATGTAAACGTACTGTGTCTGTTTCCATGGTGATGGTGGTTGCACAGCAATGGTTGGTGCTCGCAGTGGCTGAAGACAGAGCAGTTTAGTGGACAGATGCCATGTCAGTGTAGATACCAACTCTTGGAATATAAATGAGGGAATACTTCTGTTAAGAGACAAGCAGACGAACGACACTGCATTAATACACCCACCAGCACAAAGGGGAATTGTTTGAAAATTATAGCGTGGTACAAAACTTTTTGTGACGGATTCACTAGACAAGAAACGTTTTCATAGTTTTCAAGTTAGATGCATGAGGGGGACACAGTTCAGTCACTTTGTATGTATATCACTTTAATGGGTATTACTGGgtgattatttaaatgattatttgcACAGCAAGCAATTAACAATATAACacttatttcttttaaatgtagttttactGAAATCATTATGTTTTAAGCAATAATAGGGTAGGGTATTCATACTGGAAAGATACACACCAAG encodes:
- the mtfr1l gene encoding mitochondrial fission regulator 1-like isoform X2 — its product is METDTNKPHGSARSFVRKIGSTLPLRPPQRACFQELPGLPPLRPMEGPMVPTLADIAWIVADEEETYARVRSDSRPLKHEWRPTPLLVLHRNSSVPNFRREGKRVEGLRKPGVTAMNRTTALQDELSRLRSQIAKIVSTDSGSNPLTPDLLSPDDTSMSFSMAPFETAPYQPAATAAASFVISDVTEEDEEEEEEEDVISVLSELVPDPLPHVSMTASATFDLDRPSMDFREAEEDTVSLSKSTSFADVMDILKDMNRMKMSKDRYNRGCTSLREEDSASLISEALRKKFVLKDEDTNALKRK
- the mtfr1l gene encoding mitochondrial fission regulator 1-like isoform X1 — encoded protein: METDTEVIPIWQNKPHGSARSFVRKIGSTLPLRPPQRACFQELPGLPPLRPMEGPMVPTLADIAWIVADEEETYARVRSDSRPLKHEWRPTPLLVLHRNSSVPNFRREGKRVEGLRKPGVTAMNRTTALQDELSRLRSQIAKIVSTDSGSNPLTPDLLSPDDTSMSFSMAPFETAPYQPAATAAASFVISDVTEEDEEEEEEEDVISVLSELVPDPLPHVSMTASATFDLDRPSMDFREAEEDTVSLSKSTSFADVMDILKDMNRMKMSKDRYNRGCTSLREEDSASLISEALRKKFVLKDEDTNALKRK